Below is a genomic region from Candidatus Marsarchaeota archaeon.
ATGCGGCTTCAGCACTCTAGCATTGCCCTGAACTCCCTTGCGTTCTGCAGCATGTCATGGTCGTTGTTGAAGAATGCGAATATCCTTGAAGGCCTATGCTCCATCGCCATGCTGGCCATAGTGCCAAGCTCTTTTTTGCTGTACATGTATGAATACCAGGAGCGCCTGCCATGGAAGCGCATATATACGACATTATTCTTGTCCCATATTCTGCCATGCACCTCTGGCGAATCTGGCGAAACAACCACGCCCTTAAAGTCCAGCCTTGAAAAATCAAAGGAATACCAGCTGCTGTGCCTGAATTCTACTGCAAGCCTCTTTTCATCGAAGCTCTTCACGAAATCAAGGAGCCTTCCCTGCATGTTTGCAGTAAATTTCGGAGGCATCTGTAGCAGGTAGAGCGATATGCTTTTGTCAAGGGGCCTGAACAGCTCAAGGAACCTGCCAAACAGATCGACAGCCTTGTCGTTAAGCATGTGCATATGCGTAACGTACCTGTTCACCTTTACAACCCAGTCAAGGCTTCTCTTTGCGCTCCATGCACTTACCTGGCTGCTTGACGGGAACCTGTAGAAGCTGGCGTTGAGCTCGATTGCGTTCAGGCCGCTGTTCCTTATGTACCAGTCAAGCGTATGGCCCTCGTTCCATGTATACATCCATCCGGATGTCCCAACACTGCAGCGCATAATATCACCTCTATTGCACAGGCGTGCCTTATGCCTAATGCGGAATTATGCCGTTTGCCGGAATGCTTTTTATAACGCCGTTTATGCCGAACAGCACAATGTGGCTGCCTATAACCACCGGGTTTCCGGGCCCCATATACACTCCTGTTTCAGATTTGCGCGCTACACTGCCGTTCGCAGTTATGGCGAAAGCGGTCCCATTGTAGTTGACATATATGAGATAGCCGTCCAGCACGTTAACGTTTGATGACCCTATGCCTGTGTAAACATCCCATAGCATGTTCCCGTCGGACGCGTTCAGGGCATACAGCGTATTAGACGATGTAGGTTCGACAAGGACCATGCCGTTATAGATGGAAAGCGGTGGCATTTCTATTGGAGGCGCAATCTGCGGCGGCTCCTGCACGCCGTAACCGACCATCCTGTCCCACACTATCTTCCCATTAGACGCGTTCATCGCCACTATGTATAGCCTATAGCCGTTGTCGGCTATTGCTTGCGTATAGCTTGTTATTACATCTCCCATGTATATTACTGGCGAGCAGTCGTCAAGCCCGCCATACGCGTTGATGCCGTCGCTCCATAAGACCTTGCCGTTTGAAGCGTTTATGGCGTAAAACCGGTAAGGCCTCGCGCCTCCGAAATAGACTATGCCGTCAAGCAGCGCAGGCGATGACATGCTGTCGAAAGAAGGTATGCTTGTGTTCCACACTTGGGATCCGGCAATGGCGTTAATTCCGTAAACAGCGCCTGCGCCAGTGGGCTCCACTATTATTCCATTGTAATAAGCTGGCGTTGGCATGTCTTCTCCAAAGGTATTGAATTCCCACATGAGGCTGCCGTTGCGTATGCTTATTGCTGCAATGTAGTTCGTGCCGTTTCCCCTTATTGAAATGCCTTTGAAGTTGTTGTTGCCAAGCCCTATTATCGCCTCGTTGCCTATAGTTATCGGCTGCGTCATAGCCTCATTTGGCAGCGCATCGTACCATATGGTATTGCCTGTTGTTGAGTTTATCGCTATCATGCCGCCAAGGTAAGTGCTCATATAGGTCAACCCGGCCAGTATCTCGCCATCGTAATAGGACGGATTCACTATTATTGAGCCGTTGATGCTGATGTTGAAAGTTCCTGCGCTTCCGTTTATCGCATAGGCATGGTAGTTATTCTGCTCGTATTGGTAGTTGTAGCCTGAATAAAACTGCGGCACGTAAGGCTTCAGGTCAGGTGCTGCTGAGCGCTGCGAGCCAAGCGCGTATGCAGACAGCAGCGCAGCTGCTATGGCAATTGCAATCACTGCAGCCAGTGCCTGTGCACTAGACCTTTTACCTGCTGCTTTCCTAGAAGCTGCCATAGTCTAATAAGGCTAAACCAATATTTAATAATCTGAAGCATTTGCAGCCTCCAGGCATAGAATATTAATTTTTTGTTGGAAAATACTCACTGCATGGGCTCGTAGTCGAGTGGTAAGACGTCCGCTTCACACGCGGGAGATCCGGAGTCCGATTCTCCGCGGGCCCACTAAAATTTTCCTCCATGCCATTGCAGCTTCTCCTGCGATGCAAACTCTATATATTAGGAATTGCAATAATTATTCGGAATTGCGCGTTTAGCCTTTTAAAGTTAATTATAGCATAAATAAATGATCAGGATGAAGCTCTTCAGGCCGGTTCTTGCAGCGCTGCTGTTCATAGTGTTCACTCTTTATTTCACTTACTACTTCGGGCCAACGCTTGTAATGCTTCACATGAACCCTTCATCAAGGCTTTCGTTCTTCATCTCTTCGCCGTTCAACGTTTCTACTGACGGAAGCCTGCTCCTAAATCTTTACATTCCTGCGGTTGTGATCTTCGCGCTGGGGTTCTACCTAAAGAATTTTAACACCGCTTTCCAAAAGAAGTGCAACCTCAGGTCCATATTCCTCATGAGCATTGTGGCGAGCTATGCGAAATCTGTTTTTTCAATGGTGCACTACAACGGCTATGCGGATTTTGGCATCTCCCTTGGGACTTCAGTGATAACGCTGTCGTTCATGGTCGCCTTCATGATTTCACTTGAAGTGTATATAGATGACAAGGAAAAGTACGAGCATCTTTACAGCAGGTTCATGTTTGCAATTATTGCATCGCTACTTGCAATTTTCGCCTTTCTAATAACAATGAGCTTCTTCTTCAATACCACCAGCACGCTGGTCCATGCGGTTGGCCTTACCGCATTCCTCATAATGTTCATTCCTTTCTATGAGCGAGCCAACATAGCTAAGTTTGCAAAGAGGGAAGAGCACGAAATTGAGCGGGCCCTGCACGCGGCAGGCCAGCCTGAATGAGCCCTTAATGCTAAGAAAGCTTTTTATTTGTTTCGCGGACCGCTTTTATGGAAAGATATATATATTTGCTTTGAGATGGCTTCGTGCGCTTTTGTAGGAAAAAGCTTTGTATTTTATGCTGTAGGGGTAGTCTTAATGTCTATTGGCAAATTCAAACCGGTTTTCGCAGCCATGTTGATGGCTGTATTCCTTATCGGAATCGTTCACGCAGCACCTGTTTTGACATCGCTGTCAGCGAGCAACAGTACGATAGATTTAGGCCAGTACGTCACATATAATGTAATAGCCAGCAATGTGATATCTCCTTTTACTGTAAATTTGATATATACTGGTGGTCCAGGGACTGTTGATGAAGAATCTGCAGTAAACGTCATAGAAACTAATTCGATAACATCAAACGGTGTGGTTACATTTACAAGCTTCAACGGCTTTTCTACAACAGGTTCTTATTCATTCAATGCAATAGGAACTTCAAACGGCATATCAGTATCAAGCAACGAAAATACAATAACCGTGAATTCTGCGCTTGGAACGCCAACCATATCATCAGCATCATCCTCTTATGATTCAGGTCAGACAGTCATCCTTACTGCTTCAGCTTCAGGCGGCACGACTCCTTATTCATATCAGTGGTATAATGATACATCAGGAACAGCAATAAGCGGTGCAACATCAAATGTGCTTAGCCTCACTGCAAACTCCCCTTCAACTAAAATATTCAGCTACTTCGTATCAGTCAAAGACAGCGCCACAACCCCAGAAACTGAAAACAGTGTAGCAGCAAGCGTGAAAGTGTATCCTCCACTTAGCGTTACAGTCACCAATTCTACGGTATATCTGGATGCAGGCCAGGAAATAGACTTTACGGCATCAGCTTCAGGCGGCACAGGAGCTGCAGATTATACTTATGAATGGACTTATGGATCTCTGACACCAGTAAGCGGCTGCACTTCAGGGAACACCGCAACAACATGCAAGGTTGAAGCTACTACTGCAGGTACATATACAATAAATGTTGCAGTGACAGACAATGGCATTCCAACCCCAGAGACTGCAAATGCAGAAGCATCTTTGACTGTAAACACCGATCCTGTAATAACCTTAACACCAACACCAGTTGCTGCTGATGGTGGACAGGCAGTAGTATACACTGCTTCAATCACAGGCGGCACCGGTCCCTTCAATGTAGAGCTTTACAATATAACAAAAGTAACCTCTTTTATACCAAATATAATCATTGATGAAGACTCCAGCGGTAATTTCGTATTTACTTCACCTGCATCAGGCGCAGTTGTGAATTTTAATGCCATTGCAACAGATACAGGCACCAATGTGCCATACTTATTTACGTCCGGCAATGTTGAGCTCACTGGCTCGCCATCACCTTATATAACAATAAGCCCGTACAGCGGCTCTAATGCTGGCAACCTGTTTGATGCAGGCCAGCCAATAACATACAAGTTTCAGATTACAGGCGGCACCGGCCCGTTCGAAGTCCTATTGCATAATGTAACTGGTTCAAGTACGCAAATCTCAAATATAAGCGTTCCAAGAAGTAGTACCCGCGTAGAAACTGGCAACTTCATGTTCGATTCAGGTACGGAAGCAGGGACATTTGAATACAATGCTATAGCTACAGATACTGGATTAACGCCTTCATACTATGTTTTCAATTCCATAACAAACACAATAGTGGTGCACGGCGCACCTTCTGTAAGCCTTGCCCCGAGCAATGCCATAGCCGATGCAGGCCAGTCCGAAACGCTTTTGGCATCAGTCACTGGCGGCACACCCCCATATACATACACATTCTACAATCTATCAGGCTCTACTCCAAAACCAATAAGCGGCTGCACTTCAATACCTTCAAGCACATGCACATTCACAACTTCTGCAACAGGCAGCTTTACGTATAATGTAGTGGTGACAGACAGCGCCACTACACCGGAAACCTTCAACTCGATACCGATATCAATAACGGTAAACACTGCACTGGTGGCAAACGCGCCGCTTGTAACTAATTCAATACTTGACCAAGGTCAGAGCTCTACATTAATATCTCAGGCTTCTGGCGGAACGCCACCATACACCTATGAATGGTTTGAAAATTCCGATGATGAAGGCACAGGGCCAGAATACCAGTTCATAACAAGTTCAAGCACACCTAAAGGAACGTATACCTTTGATTATAAAGTAACAGATTCCGCCTCTACGAATTCAGTAGTCACATCAGGTACAAACACGGTAACCGTTAACACAGCTCCTTCAATAACCCTTACGCCAAGCAATTCTGTCTTAGACGCCGGCCAGTACGAGACATTTACAATGCACGTAACCGGCGGCACCGGCCCGTTCGACGTAGAGCTCTACAATATTTCCGGTTCTAAAGCTGTCGGGAACGTGATAATATCCTCACCCGGTGGCAGCAACACAATAACTTTCAAGACATCAAAAACAGGCTCATTCGAATACAACGCCATCGCAACAGACGAAGGCACAACAGAGCATTATACATTCTCTTCTGTAACCAATACCATAACGGTAGACTCTGCCCTTTCCGCAAACCCGATATCGATAAACGGCACAAAGTTTGACATAGGGCAAAGCATCGCGCTTTCAACAACCCCACCAACAACAGGAACGCCACCATACACCTATGACTTCATAATAGAGAGTTCCACAGGAGCAACACTGTTCTCTTCAGGCTACACATCATCAAACACATACATGTACACTGCGAACACTCTTGGCACAGATATTGCCAACGTAATAGTAAAAGACAGCGCATCAACACCATCATTCTCAACATCAAACACTGTAACATTCACAACAGTATCAACTCCTTCAATAACACTAACGCCAAGCAATTCCGTCTTAGACGCCGGTCAGTACGAGACATTCACAATGTCTGTAACAGGCGGCACCGGTCCCTTCAATGTAGAGCTTTACAATATCACTGGCAATACTATAGTCGGCAGTGTCATAGTACCATACGATGGCAGCAACACAATAACTTTCAAGACATCAAAAACAGGCTCATTCGAATACAACGCCATCGCAACAGACGAAGGCACAACAGATCCATACACAGTCACCTCTTCAGTCAATACCATAACGGTAGACTCTGCCCTTTCCGCAAACCCGATATCGATAAACGGCACAAAGTTTGACATAGGGCAAAGCATCGCGCTTTCAACAACCCCACCAACAACAGGAACGCCACCATACACCTATGACTTCATAATAGAGAGTTCCACAGGAGCAACACTGTTCTCTTCAGGCTACACATCATCAAACACATACATGTACACTGCGAACACTCTTGGCACAGATATTGCCAACGTAATAGTACAAGACAGCGCATCAACACCATCATTCTCAACATCAAACACTGTAACATTCACAACAGTATCAACTCCTTCCGTAACCCTTACGCCAAGCAATTCAACGCTTGATGCAGGCCAGTACGAGACATTTACAATGTCTGTAACAGGCGGCACCGGTCCCTTCGATGTTGAGCTTTACAATATTTCAGGCGGAAAGCCAGTTGGCAACGTCATAGTACCATACGATGGCAGCAACACAATAAGCTTCAATGCCTTAAATTCAGGCTCAAGCCCGCTTACACTGAGTTACAACGCCATCGCAACAGACGAAGGCACATCAGATCCATACACAGTCACCTCTTCAGTCAATACCATAACAGTCAATACTAAACCTGTGCTCACAATAAGCCCAAGCAATCCAACAATAGACTCTGGCACCGAAGAAACATATACTATGCACGTAACAGGCGGCACCGGCCCGTTCGACGTTGAGCTCTACAACATTACCGGCGAAAAGCCTCAGGGAAGCAATGTAATAATATCGCTTCCAGGCGGCAGCAACACCATAAGCTTTACAATAAATTCACCAACAGCAATCACCTATTCATTCAACGGAATCGCAACAGACGAAGGCACCACAACACCTTACGTATTCAACTCAACAAAGAGCAGCATAGAAGTGGCCGCAAGCGTCGGAATAACCCTTACGCCCAGCAACATAACGCTTGACGCCGGCCAGTACGAGACATACAATGCCGGAATAACAGGTGGAGTCGGTCCGTTTAATACAGAACTATATAATATAACTGGCTCAAAGCAGCAGGGTGGCACCCACAATGATTCTATAATAAGCGGAGATTACGGCACGTTTACCTTCCAAACCGGAGTGCCAGGAACCTATGAATACAACGCCATCGCAACAGATACTGGCACAACACCACCAGAAAAGTTCAGCTCAAGCCCTCCAAATACCATAGTGGTATATAGTACACCAACAGTAAGTTTAAGCCCAAGCTCACTATATATAGATTATCCACAGCCCGAAACGCTATCTGCAACAGTGACTGGAGGAAGCGGAGACTTCCTTTACACATTCTATGAGCCTTCTAGCGGCACTGCGCCTATATGCTCCCAATCTACAAGCAGTACATGCACGGCTGTCGATGATTACAACGGTATCGGTACTGACACGTTTAATGTAATAGTGACCGATATCGGAGTAACAACGCCTTACACATTCAATTCGCCGCTTCTTAGCGTTTATCTGCATCCTGAGCTCGAGCCTGCTGTAGTGAGCCAACCTACCTCAACCTACACGCTTGACGTAGGTCAGACAATGACCATAAGCGCATCTTCAGCTAGCGGAGGAACCCCGCCATACACATATACATGGTCGATAGCTAGCGGCACATCATGCCCTAGATTTGTGGTACCTGGAAATGTGCATGAATTTAGCTATACCCCAACAGGTCCATCGAGCAATTGTGAATTTACCATAGCCACAGAAGATAGTGCATCTACACCAGAGACAGGTACAAGCACAACATCAAATATAATTATTGATTCTAAGCCTGTAGTTTCATTGTCACCAACAAATCCAGTAATAGATGCAGGCCAAAGCATAGCTCTACATGCATCAGTCACTGGCGGCACCGGTCAGTTCTCATACCAGTGGTATACAGGAATCCCAGGCGGCAGCAACACACTAATAAGTGGAGCCACTGGCACTTCGTATGACGCAAATACACCATCTACAACCTCATACTTTGTAGTGGTCACAGACACAGGCACAAATACGCCATATACATTCAATTCCATAAAAGACACAGTCACAGTAGATGCAGATCCATCAGTAACAGTATTGCCCCCAACTTCAACACTTGATGTAGGTCAGTCAGAAACGCTTTCTGCATCAGTCACTGATGGTACAGGCTCGTTCTCATACCAGTGGTACAACGACACAAAAGGAACAGGCGCAGCAATACCAGACGCAACATCATCCTCGTACACATTCAACGCAAACAACGCAAACACGTTCGAATATTACGTGGTGGTCACAGACACAGGCACAACAACAGGTGCAACGCCTACTATTACTGCTACGTCAAACAATGCAGTAATAACTGTTAACAAGGATCCGTCTATTGCAATATTCCCATCATCTGCCACAATTGACGCAGGCCAGACAATAAAGTTCACAAACAAAACGTCGGATGGAACAGGTCCGTTTACCTACTCGTATTCCGTATCTCCAAACAACGGATTCACTAAAAACGACAACAGCTTCACATTCACAACACCAAACACTTACACCGTGAAAGAAACCGTAACTGACGCAAACGGAGAAACTGCCAATGCAGTTTCAACAGTCACAGTTGATGCAGATCCATCAGTAACAGTATCGCCCCCAACTTCAACACTTGATGCAGGCCAGTCCGAAACGCTTTCGGCATCAGTCACCGGCGGCACCGGCACATATAGCTACCAGTGGTACAACGACACAACAGGCAAAGGCACAACAATATCCGGCGCAACATCATCCTCGTACGCATTCACCGCAAACAACGCAAACACGTTCAAATATTACGTGGTGGTCACAGACACAGGCACAACAACAGGTGCAACGCCTACGATTACCGCTACGTCAAACAATGCAATAGTAAATGTATATAACGACATTACTCCATCTGATATAATCATATCTCCAAGCCCATTCACCGTAGACGTGGGCCAAAGCATAGCCCTGCACGCATCAGTCACCGGCGGCACAGGCACATATAGCTACCAGTGGTACCTCAACGGCAATACATTCGGCACGGATTCAGACACTCTTACCTTTAACGGAAACAGCTCTACTCTATCAACTTCGGTAAATAGAATAGAATTAAAAGTAACAGATACAGGAACGTCTGTAACTCCATACCTAAGTGCAAACTCGCCAATAGATTATGGCACTGTTAACACAGCTCCTTCCGTAACCCTTACGCCAAGCAATTCCGTCTTAGACGCCGGTCAGTACGAGACATTCACAATGTCTGTAACAGGCGGCACCGGTCCCTTCAATGTAGAGCTTTACAACATAACAGGCAATACTATAGTCGGCAGTGTCATAGTACCATACGATGGTAGCAACACAATAACTTTCAAGACATCAAAAATAGGCTCATTCAATTATAACGCCATCGCAACAGACGAAGGCACATCAGGGCATTATACATTCTCTTCTGTAACTAATACAATAACTGTAGACTCTGCCCTTTCCGCAAATCCGATATCGATAAACGGCACAAAGTTTGACATAGGGCAAAGCATTGCGCTTTCAACAACCCCTCCAACAACAGGAACGCCTCCATACACCTATGACTTCATAATAGAGAGTTCCACAGGAACAACACTGTTCTCTTCAGGCTACACATCATCAAACACATACATGTACCCTGCGAACACTCTTGACACAGATATTGCCAACGTAATAGTAAAAGACAGCGCATCAACACCTTCATTCTCAACATCAAATACTGTAACATTCACAACAGTATCAACTCCGTCCGTAACCCTAACGCCAAGCAACACGACTCTTGATGCTGGTCAGTACGAGACATTCACAATGTCAGTCACCGGCGGCACCGGTCCATTCAACGTAGAGCTCTACAACGTTTCAGGCGGAAAGCCTGTCGGCAACGTCATAGTGCTATACGATGGTAGCAACACAATAACTTTCAAGACATCAAACACAGGTCCGTTCGAATACAACGCCATCGCAACAGACGAAGGCACCACGGATCCATACACATTCAGCTCGAACACTGAACTTATTGGAGTAAACAGCAAGCCATCCATAACCCTAACGCCAAGCAACACGACTCTTGATGCTGGTCAGTACGAGACATTCACAATGTCAGTCACCGGCGGCACCGGCCCGTTCGACGTAGAGCTCTATAACATCACTGGTGGAAAGTCTGCCGGAAATGTCATAATACCATATGGCGGCAGCAACACCATAAGCTTCCAGGCAGGCTCCAACACACTATCAAACGCATTCGAATACAACGCCATCGCAACAGACGAAGGCACCACAACACCTTACACATTCAACTCTGCAAGCAATACAATAACAGTATCTCCAGCGCCTACATTAACTCTAACTCCTTCATCGTACTCTGCTGACGCCGGCCAGTACATAATTTATACGGCCAAAGTGTCGGACGCAGGCTTCGGACCATTCAGAGTGCATCTTATGCTAGATAATGTGATTGTGGCAACGGATACGATAACATCTCGTGGAGGCACGGCAACATTATCATATCTTACAAGCAACGCAAATATAGGCGTGCTTTCATTCAATGCCGTAGGAACAGACGAAGGCACCACAACGCCTTACGTGTTCAACTCTCTTCCGGTAACCGCTAACGTATATGCAACTCCAACAACAACGCTTGAACCTAGCAACTCAACGCTTGATGCCGGCCAGTACGAATCGATAAAAGCTCCAATAAGCGGAGGCTCTGGCTACTTTACTGTAGATTTCGTTAGCAAAAATGGAAACATACTGCATACAGACACGCTTACTCCAGGAAACAGCATTGCCTATTACAACTATTCCACAACGGATACTGGCACGTTTGTTGACCACATATCCGCTAAAGACACCGGCGTTACAATACCATACAGCTTCAATTCGCCTACAAACACGATCTATGTATATCAGGCCCCGACAGTGACATCGTTCAGCGTGAGCAACCCAACAATAAGCAATAGCCAGACAGAATATTTCACTGTAAGCGAGGAATACGGCAAAGGCCCGTTCGAAGTAGAGCTCTTCAACGTAAGCAGCAACAGCAGTGTACCAATAACCCCTGGCAATATAGTGACGCCTGGCGGCAGCAACACCATAGGCCTTCCAATGGGCAAGACAGGAAGCTTCACATACAAGATGCTGCTGACTGACTTGGGCACCACAACGCCATACAAGTTCAATTCGTCAACCGAAACCATAAACGTGTACGAGGCCTCTGGTGCAACCCTTAGCGGCAATACGCCACTAGATTCCGGAGAAACAGAAACCCTTACTGTGGACATCTCCAACGGCATAGGGCCATTCGAAGTGGAGCTGTACAATATGACAGGAAGCAAGGAGCTCACAAGCTTCAGCGTGTCAAATTCGGTAAGGTCTGGAAGCTATTCATTCACTGTCGGATCGTTGTCCAACGGTGCAGCGTTTGAGTACAATGCAATAGTTACAGATGAAGCAACAAAGCAGGTAGTATCATCCAATCCTTTCACCGTGACTGTAAACACGGCTCTTGGTG
It encodes:
- a CDS encoding DUF72 domain-containing protein, which encodes MRCSVGTSGWMYTWNEGHTLDWYIRNSGLNAIELNASFYRFPSSSQVSAWSAKRSLDWVVKVNRYVTHMHMLNDKAVDLFGRFLELFRPLDKSISLYLLQMPPKFTANMQGRLLDFVKSFDEKRLAVEFRHSSWYSFDFSRLDFKGVVVSPDSPEVHGRIWDKNNVVYMRFHGRRSWYSYMYSKKELGTMASMAMEHRPSRIFAFFNNDHDMLQNAREFRAMLEC
- a CDS encoding PQQ-binding-like beta-propeller repeat protein, with amino-acid sequence MAASRKAAGKRSSAQALAAVIAIAIAAALLSAYALGSQRSAAPDLKPYVPQFYSGYNYQYEQNNYHAYAINGSAGTFNISINGSIIVNPSYYDGEILAGLTYMSTYLGGMIAINSTTGNTIWYDALPNEAMTQPITIGNEAIIGLGNNNFKGISIRGNGTNYIAAISIRNGSLMWEFNTFGEDMPTPAYYNGIIVEPTGAGAVYGINAIAGSQVWNTSIPSFDSMSSPALLDGIVYFGGARPYRFYAINASNGKVLWSDGINAYGGLDDCSPVIYMGDVITSYTQAIADNGYRLYIVAMNASNGKIVWDRMVGYGVQEPPQIAPPIEMPPLSIYNGMVLVEPTSSNTLYALNASDGNMLWDVYTGIGSSNVNVLDGYLIYVNYNGTAFAITANGSVARKSETGVYMGPGNPVVIGSHIVLFGINGVIKSIPANGIIPH